A portion of the bacterium genome contains these proteins:
- a CDS encoding hydrogenase iron-sulfur subunit, with product MTYKPNITVFCCENSVYETALSVSKHHSNIQVIKVPCSGKISSIHILKCFESGKDMVIVIACIEEACHFINGNIRVEKVVEATCNMLKELDIEDKRLQILNFAPNMEEKFRSAFGDVMLQASELGPIYKKWKKGGV from the coding sequence ATGACATATAAACCAAATATTACTGTCTTCTGCTGTGAGAATTCAGTTTATGAAACTGCGTTAAGTGTTAGTAAACACCACAGCAATATTCAAGTTATAAAGGTTCCATGTTCCGGGAAGATTAGTAGTATTCATATACTTAAATGTTTTGAATCCGGGAAGGATATGGTTATAGTAATTGCATGCATAGAAGAAGCATGTCACTTTATAAATGGAAATATAAGAGTAGAAAAAGTTGTGGAGGCCACTTGTAATATGTTGAAGGAATTGGACATTGAGGATAAACGCTTGCAAATTCTCAACTTTGCACCTAATATGGAAGAGAAATTCCGTAGTGCTTTTGGGGATGTAATGTTACAGGCTTCAGAGCTTGGGCCAATATACAAGAAATGGAAGAAAGGAGGTGTTTGA
- a CDS encoding FAD-dependent oxidoreductase, whose translation MKHKNVLVIGAGIAGIISALEIADRGITVHLVEKNSSIGGHVQRFCCKAVDDVCTKCGACLLKDRRDRIKIHPNVKIYLDSDISDILRSKSNFSIQIKQGNKNSSVEADAIVIATGFTPFDAREKGRFGYGRIPYVFTGLDIEEHFKEKGEFRLLGDIPKRAAFIQCVGSRDPHLNKGYCSRVCCRYALRLVMMLREAFPEIKVDVFYMDIQSSGKEFNMLYDQCKDDSKIEFIKSIPTRAQEIPETKSVRVLYEEVTKAKLVKRDYDLLVLSIGVTPSEDNRRIESLLGINTDEFGFFEPVDDFSTRTNVQGVFLSGTCEGPKSISESIRHAEKTAIDVMEYL comes from the coding sequence ATGAAACATAAAAATGTGCTGGTTATCGGAGCGGGAATAGCAGGCATTATTTCAGCTTTAGAGATTGCAGATAGGGGAATAACTGTTCATTTAGTAGAAAAAAATTCTTCAATAGGCGGACATGTTCAAAGATTTTGTTGTAAAGCTGTAGATGATGTTTGTACAAAATGTGGGGCTTGCCTTCTAAAGGATAGAAGAGACAGAATAAAGATTCATCCTAATGTCAAGATATATTTAGATTCAGATATCTCCGATATTTTAAGATCCAAATCTAACTTTTCCATTCAAATAAAGCAGGGTAATAAAAACAGCTCTGTAGAGGCAGATGCAATAGTCATTGCAACTGGTTTTACTCCATTTGATGCAAGGGAAAAAGGCAGATTTGGCTACGGAAGAATCCCTTATGTTTTTACAGGTCTGGATATTGAGGAGCACTTCAAAGAAAAGGGAGAATTTAGGCTCTTGGGTGACATCCCAAAGCGAGCGGCATTCATACAGTGCGTTGGGTCCAGGGATCCGCACTTAAACAAGGGCTATTGTTCAAGAGTATGCTGTCGTTATGCCTTGAGACTCGTCATGATGCTCAGAGAAGCCTTTCCTGAAATTAAGGTAGATGTTTTCTATATGGATATCCAGTCTTCAGGCAAAGAATTCAATATGTTATATGACCAATGTAAGGATGATTCAAAAATAGAGTTTATAAAGAGCATACCAACAAGAGCGCAAGAAATTCCTGAGACTAAATCAGTAAGGGTTTTGTATGAAGAAGTAACAAAGGCTAAACTTGTTAAGAGGGATTATGATCTTCTTGTTCTCTCTATAGGCGTAACGCCATCAGAGGATAATCGGAGAATTGAGAGTCTTCTTGGGATCAATACAGACGAGTTCGGTTTTTTTGAACCTGTTGATGATTTTTCTACAAGAACAAATGTTCAAGGTGTTTTTCTCTCAGGTACATGTGAAGGGCCAAAGAGCATATCAGAATCTATTCGGCACGCAGAGAAAACTGCAATAGATGTGATGGAGTACTTGTGA
- a CDS encoding FAD-dependent oxidoreductase gives MNRRIRVNGGILIIGGGIAGITAAIYLGEQGHKVTLIERGEILGGRLNNLFSIYGMDICAKDFVSQQISKLNKSSNITVLTSTELIEAKGYVGSFNSILKIKNSKLINVKHGAVIIATGINISTPKMDCNSQRIINHTRLEDCIADSKIRRLSKVVFLCDFDKEDSQIIALSILKNALLLREKLRCEVFVISRNIKVAGKKFEQSYTDAREKGVVFIKPLKSQMKISPYNNLIFVELSSTDSAVEGIDIRDLQLKCDWLVIGENILPSQGTEELSGILGVERDKQGFFQNNNVHFMPNLSNRKGIFFAGACHIDAGLNDILDDSLTAAYAAHNLIAKSAIEIDEKTAEVDEEKCALCLTCLRSCPHKAIDIEFSREAGKKAAKIIEEACFGCGICTSLCPSRAIQLREYEDEKILELIG, from the coding sequence GTGAACAGACGAATTAGAGTAAACGGAGGCATTCTTATAATTGGTGGAGGCATTGCAGGAATAACTGCTGCAATATACCTTGGGGAACAAGGGCATAAAGTAACTCTAATTGAAAGAGGAGAAATCCTGGGTGGCAGGTTAAATAATCTTTTTAGCATATATGGCATGGATATATGTGCGAAAGATTTTGTCTCTCAGCAAATATCAAAATTGAACAAATCCTCAAATATAACCGTGCTTACCTCTACAGAATTAATAGAGGCCAAAGGATATGTTGGAAGCTTCAATTCAATATTAAAAATTAAAAACTCAAAATTAATTAACGTTAAGCATGGGGCAGTTATTATTGCAACAGGAATTAATATATCCACGCCAAAGATGGATTGCAATTCTCAAAGGATAATCAATCATACCCGTCTTGAAGATTGCATTGCAGATAGCAAGATAAGAAGATTGTCAAAAGTCGTATTTCTATGTGATTTTGACAAGGAGGATTCTCAAATAATAGCATTATCTATACTAAAAAATGCTTTGCTTCTCAGAGAAAAATTAAGATGTGAGGTATTTGTAATATCCCGCAATATAAAAGTTGCTGGTAAGAAATTTGAGCAATCATATACGGATGCCAGAGAAAAAGGAGTTGTATTTATAAAGCCTCTTAAGTCTCAGATGAAAATATCTCCATATAACAACCTAATATTTGTTGAACTTAGCTCAACAGATTCTGCTGTAGAGGGAATAGACATAAGAGATCTTCAACTGAAGTGTGACTGGCTGGTAATTGGGGAAAATATTCTTCCCAGCCAGGGCACAGAAGAGCTCTCGGGTATACTTGGTGTTGAGAGAGATAAACAAGGGTTTTTTCAGAATAATAATGTTCACTTTATGCCAAATTTGTCAAATAGGAAAGGCATATTCTTTGCTGGAGCATGTCATATTGATGCCGGGCTGAATGATATATTAGATGATTCGTTAACAGCTGCATATGCTGCTCATAACCTGATTGCAAAGAGTGCGATAGAAATTGATGAGAAGACAGCAGAAGTAGATGAGGAAAAATGCGCGCTTTGTCTCACATGCCTACGTTCATGTCCTCATAAAGCAATAGATATAGAGTTCTCTCGCGAAGCAGGCAAGAAAGCTGCAAAGATTATTGAAGAGGCATGTTTTGGATGTGGAATCTGCACATCTCTATGTCCCTCAAGAGCAATACAGCTCAGGGAATATGAGGATGAGAAGATACTTGAGCTTATAGGGTGA